The following DNA comes from Arthrobacter sp. SLBN-83.
GGACTTGCCCGCCGTAACGGCGACGTGCCGGAGCTCCTCAGGGCCTGGGAGCGGGCTCGGGAGGCAATGCTGCACACGTCCGTGGACCTCTACAACCTCCTGCCGTGGGGGGAGCTGCTGATTGCCGCTGCCCGACTGCGCGAGACGCGCCGCGTAGCGCAGTACCTGGAAGACGCATGGAAACTGCTGGGGCGCCTGGGCGGACCTGCACTGTGGGCCGTTCCCCTGCACTGGGCTGCCGTCCAGGCGGCGCTGCTCAATGAGAGCCCCGCCGATCTTGCCCCCCATGCCACCGCCCTGGCAAGGGCCTCTGCCCACAGCCAGCTGGCCGCCGTCCTGGCGACGGCGGGCAAAGCCTGGGTGTCGGTGCTGGCCGGCCGGTTCCGTACTCCTGAAGTGGAGGGCGCGGCGCGGCTGCTGGGCGCTGTGGGAATGCCGTGGGAGGGTGCCAGGCTGGCCGGACATGCTGCCGCGCGGGCCGAGGAACGGCGGGACATGATGCGCCTGCTCTCCTGCGCCCGGGACCTGCACCCGCAGGGCAGCCCGGGCGCATCCGGGGCCGCCGACGTGCAGCCGGGCAGCGGTGCCGACGGCGGGGGCAAAGGGGCCCAGCCGGACGCATCCGGCTTGAGCGAGCGCGAAAAGGAAGTTGCCAGGCTGGTGCTGGAGGGCAAGACCTACCGGGAAATCGGCGAGGCCATCTACATTTCGCCCAGGACTGCCGAGCACCACATCGCCAGGATCAGGCGCCGGCTCGGCGCGGAAAACCGTTCAGACCTGCTGGCCCGCCTGCGCCTGGCACTCGGCGTGGACAGTTCCCAGCAGCTGAATCCGCAGCAGGAATGAACCCCTAACACCCCTAGGCGCGCCGGGTCCGTTGCCCCGGAACGGCGGCCGCTGCTAGGGGGAAACCGCCCGATGCCCTTCCCCGGCAGCGAACCTAGGTTTGAGACAACCGGACACGTTCGCCGGATGATCCGCAACTCAAAGAAGATGTGAGGACCACGCATATGCCAACACTCGCAAACGACCTTGTTCAGTTCCTGATGCAGCTTTTTGGCAACCGGGAGGCGGTCCAGGAGTTCCTGGACGACCCCGAGCGGGCATTGGCGGAACACGGCCTGGGCAACGTGTGCTCGGCTGACGTGGACGCCGCAATGCCAGTTGTCCTCGACTACGCTCCCATCACCGTCAACGCCTCATCCTTCGACCGCCTGCACAACACCGGCGGAAACAGTGCCTGGTCCGGGCCTGGGGGGTCTGGGTTCACAGCGTCCGGGCCGGGAGGCACGACGGCGGCGTACGCCGGGAGTGCCGCGGCCATCCACGGTGGGGTGCACAGTCCAGGGCAAGGCGGGGCGGACTACGACCATGACGACCACGCCCACGCGGTCCAGCAGCTCCACAACGTGGTGAACCACTTCTCCTACACCAGCAACACCACCATGCTCGATCACCGGGACACCATGACGGACCAGTCCGTCAACCAAAATATCTGGGCGCACGGAGACGTGGAGCAGTGGTTCGACCATGACGCAGTGGTGGCCGCCGGGGACCACGCAGTGGCCGGCGGTGACGACGCCAGTGTCAGGGACTCCAACAACATTCGGGATTCCTACAACGCGGACCATTCGACCGATAACTCCACGAACAACTCCATCCATGCGGGCGGCGACATCGGCATGGGCAATGAACTGACCGCGATCTCCGGTTCCTTCAACGCCGACGACTCCTTCAACACGGACGTCGGCCTGGATGTGGACGATTCCTTCAATGACAACTCGAACAACGCGGACTACTCCGACCACTCGGACCACTCCGTCAGCACGGACACGGCCGTGGACGTCCACGACTCGTTCAACGACAACTCGGACAACTCCACCCACAACTCCGTGGAGGTGGAGGATTCCTTCAACCCGGACAACTCCACCACAACCGCGGTGGACGTCCACGTGGACGACTCGTTCCAGGACAATTCGGCCACGAACATCGTGGAGGACAACCTGGTGGTTGCCGACAGCCAGCTCGATTTCGCGGAGGACAATCCGACCCATCCCGATGTGGACCTGGACAACCACACCGCCGCCATCGACCATGGGGTGGTTGACGACTCCACCGCGCTGTAACACGCTATTCCAACAACACGCTGTTCGCGGGAGGCAAACCGCCCGGCAGGAGGCATCCACCTCCTGCCGGGCTCTTCCGGTATTACCGGCATTGGCAATTTTCGGGATCGACAGGGGGACACGCTGTGGCAGAAACAGCACCGGCAAGGCCGCCGGGGCCGGTCACTGCCGGTCAGTTGGGGAAGCTCGTGGAGCAGGGCCTGCAGCTGGTGGGCAGCGGGGACCGCGCGGACCTGCGCCGGAGGCTTGAGCAGGCCATGGCCCGGCTGCAGGACCCCAGTATCAGGGTCATCGTGGTGGGGGAGTTCAAACAGGGAAAGAGCAAACTCATCAATGCCCTGGTGAACGCGCCCGTATGTCCGGTGGATGACGACATCGCCACGTCGGTCCCCACAGTGGTCCGTTACGGGGAGCCGGCGTCGGCCGCAGTCCTTGTCCCCGCCCCGGACAACCCCGCCCCGGACAACGCCCCGGTGGAAAACCCCGCCGGGAATGCTGCCGGCGGCATCGAGCGGCGGCCCGTGGAGCTTGCCGACCTGCCGGCCGTTGTTTCCGAGCAGGGAAACCCGGGAAACAGCAGGAAGATAGCCGCCGCGGAGGTCTGCCTGCCCCGTCGGCTCCTCACAGGCGGGCTCAGCATCATCGATTCCCCGGGCGTGGGCGGCATGGGCTCCACGCACACCCTGACCACCCTCACGGCCCTGCCCACCGCGGACGCCATGCTGCTGGTCTCGGACGCGTCGCAGGAATACACGGAACCGGAACTGCGGTTTCTGCGCCAGGCCATGCGAATCACCCCCAACGTTGCCGCCGTCCTCTCCAAGACCGACTTGTATCCGGATTGGCGGCGGGTGGCGGAGCTGGACAGGGCGCACCTGGAGCAGGTGGCGCCGGACATTCCGCTGCTTCCACTGTCCGCAGACCTCCGCCTGGAAGCTGCCCGGCTCCAGGACAGTGAGCTCAACGACGAGTCGGGCTTCCCGGCACTGGTGGCCCACCTCCGCAACGACGTGGTGGGCAAGGCGGAGCGTATCCAGCGCCGCTCCGTCAGCCAGGACCTGCTGTCCGTCACCGAGAACCTGAGGCTGTCCCTGCAGTCCGAGCTGGATGCCTTGGAAAACCCGGGCGGCACGCCCCAGAGGCTAGCAGAGCTGGAGCAGGCCAGGACGGAGGCGGACCACCTGCGGAAGCGGTCCGCCCGCTGGCAGCTCACGCTCAGTGACGGCATCAACGACCTCATCGCCGATATGGAGTACGACCTGCGGGACCGTCTTCGCGGGATCCAACGGGAAGCCGAGAACGCCATCGACCAGGGTGATCCCGGCCCCGTGTGGACGCAGTTCTCGCAGTGGCTCGAAGAGTGTGTTGCCGCGGCGGTTTCGGACACATTCGTCTGGACCAGCGAGCGGTCGCAATGGCTGGCGGCCCAGGTGGCTGAGCATTTCGCAGCGGACGAGGTATCGCTGCCGGTCCTGCATGTCTCCGATTCCGGGGATGCACTGGATCCGGTGGAGCAGATGCCGGAACTGGATCCCGGCCGGGTGAACCCGATCCAAAAAGTCCTGATCGGCATGCGCGGGTCCTACGGGGGCGTCCTGATGTTCGGCCTCCTGACGGGGATCTTCGGGATGGCCCTCATCAATCCGCTGTCGGTGGGCGCTGGCCTGCTGCTGGGGCGCAAGGCTTACCGGGAGGACAAGGAGACCCGGCTGAAGCGGCGCCAGGGCGAGGCGAAGGCGCTGGTGCGGCGGCAGTTGGACGATGTGACGTTCCAGGTGGGCAAGCAGTTGAAGGACAGGCTGCGCCTGGTCCAGCGGACCATCCGCGACCACTTCACCGAGATCGCGGATGAATACCACAGGTCGCTGGCGGACTCGGTGGCCGCGGCGCAGAAGGCTGCGAACTCGTACGCGCAGGAGAAGGAAGGGCGCATCCGGGACATCAGGGCTGAGCTGAAGAAGGTGGATGCGCTGCACCGTGCCGCAGAAGCCGTGGCCGCGGAGGCAACCGCGGCCAGGACCCATACCCCGGCGGGGGTGGGATGACGGCGTCCACCACGGCTGGGGCCGCGGCGCTGATCCGGGAAGCGCTGGAGGTATACGCCGATGACCTTCACGCCACCCAGGAACTGCAGGGCTATGCCCGGCGGCTTGCGGAGCCACTGCGGATTGCCATTGCCGGCATGGTGAAGGCCGGCAAATCAACGCTCCTGAACGCCATCATCGGTGAGGAGATCGCACCCACGGACACCGGCGAGTGCACCCGGATCGTCACCTGGTACCGCCACGGCCACACACCCCGCATCACGCTCCACCCTACGGCTGGGGAACCCCGGGCCCTGCCGCTGAAGCGCGTGGAGGGGCGCCTGGTCTTCGTCCTTGACGGCGTACGGGCGGAAGAAGTGGAACGGCTCGATGTCGAATGGCCGGCGCCGGCACTGCAGCGCATGACCTTGATCGACACCCCCGGCATCGCTTCCGTCTCCCAGGACGTGTCCGCGCGGTCGCTGGCGTTCCTGACCCCGGAGGATTCGCCGTCGGAAGCTGACGCGGTCATTTACCTCATGCGCCATCTGCACGCGTCCGACCTCAGGTTCCTGGAAGCGTTCGGCGACACAACGGCTGGCCGCTCGGGCACGGTCAACGCCATCGCAGTGCTGTCCCGGGCCGATGAAGTGGGGGCCGGCCGCATCGACTCCCTTCTGTCCGCCGGCAACATCGCGGAAAGGTACAGCCACGACCCCAACCTGCGGAAGCTTGCCCTCGGCGTTGTCCCGGTGGCGGGGCTCCTGGCCCAAAGCGCCCGTACCCTGCGGCAGCCGGACTTCGAAGCACTCCAGCTGCTGGCCACCCTGGACCGAACCGAGCGTGAACGGATGATGCTGTCCGCCGACAGGTTCCGCCGGTCCACCGCGCCCGCGGGCCTGACGGAAGAGGCAAGGGAATCCCTGCTGGAACGCTATGGGCTTTTCGGCATCCGCCTGGCCGTGGTCCTGATCCGCAACGGGTTTGCCGAACCCACGCCGCTGGCCCACGAGCTGGCCCGGCGGAGCGGCCTGGACCCCCTGCTGGACGTCATGGACCGGCAGTTCCAGGCCAGGGCGGAAGCGCTCAAGGCCAGGACCGCCCTGGTGGCGGTGGAAAACCTCCTGGCCAGCCGGCCGCGGCAGGGGACGGAAAACCTGGCGGCGTCCCTGGAGCGGCTGCAGGCCAACGCGCATGAGTTCCGCGAGCTCCGGCTGCTGGGGGCGCTGCGGACATCCGGGGCGGAGCTGGCCCCGGAGCTGGCTGCGGAAGCCGAACGGCTGGTGGGCGGGTTGGGCGCAACAGCATACCGCCGGCTGGCCCTGGCACCCGATGCCGGACCCGAGATGCTGGCTGCTGAGGCCAGGCGCTGCCTGGCCCGATGGCGTGCAGTCGCTGAAAGTCCGCTGACACCACGGTCCGCGGGCGAGGTATGCCGGGTGGTGATCCGAAGCTGCGAGGGAGTGCTGGCAGAATGTGCGGGCAAGGACCGGCAGCCGCAGTCGGCGTAGCGTCAGTTTCTCCCGCGTTCCGGCTTCAGCCAGACCCCGGCGGATGGCAGGAAGAGCAGCGCCAGCCCGGCCAGCGCCAGGAGCAGCCCGGCGCCCCACAGCATCACCACGTAGCTGCCGGCGGCACCGGCGGGGACCAGGAAGGCCGATGCCAGTACAAGAATGAGGACGTGGCTGGCCAGCAGGGGAAGCAAGGCCCAGCGGGCCCAGTTTCGGCGGCCCAGCACGGCGGCAAGCGCCACCGCCTCAAGCAGTGTTACCACGAGCAGCGCGCTGATGCTTCCCCAGAAGACGATTTCCGCCGTCGTGCTAACGGACGCGGCGTCGCGGCCTGCTGCCATGCCAGCCACCAGGCCGCGCAGCCGCTGAAGGTTGGAGTCGCGGGCCACGAAGGATCCCAGCAGGACGGCCAGTCCCGCGGCGAAACTGAAGAGCCAGAGCGAGCGGGCAGTCCGGACCACACGGGGGAGCGGGGGGACGACTGGGATGGGCGGCGGGGTGGAGTAGGACAGGCCCGGCCTCGGTGGGGGAGCGGACCGGTGCCGCTCTTCTCCGCCGGGCTGGAACGCCATGGACCCTATTTCAGCCCGTCGGCGTCGTGCTCATCGGTACCGCGCTGGCCTTTTCCGCCGTCCTCCTTGGCCTTGGCCTCCAGTTCGTCGCGGAGTTTCTTCAGCCGCTCGGCTTCGGCCTGGTTGCGGCGGCGGGCCTCGAGGTTGCGGAGGAAGTCCGGGTCATCGTCCGGGGCCGTGGGGTGGGGGTAGCTGGGCCGCGGCTGCGCTGTGCCGCGCGGGCGCCCAATCAGCAGCCAGAGGATTGCGCCCAGGACCGGCAGGACGATCTGCACGATGATCCAGGCCGGTTTCGAAATGCCCCGGGTAAGGCGGCCTTCAGTGCGGATCACGTCCACCAGGCCATACACGAAGATGACGAGGACTGCGACGGCCAAAGCCACACGGAACAGCATGCCGTTAAGTCTATCGTCAGGACGGGCGGGGGCCGCCGGGCGGAGGCGGCTAAACTTGAATAGTGGCCTTTTTGAAATATTCCCTTATCCGTTTGGCGATCTTTGTCCCCCTGTTTGCCCTGTTTATGCTCCTGCAGGTAGGGGCGCTGATGGCCGTGATCTGCGCCGCGCTCATTGCCTTTGCCATCAGCTACCTGTTTTTCCAGAAGCAGCGCGATGCTGCCGCGGCGGCCCTGCAGCACCGTTTCTCAGGGAAGGCCAAGCCGTTGCGCTCGGCCGGTGAAGTCCAGGACGCCAACGCCGAGGACGCCCTGCTGGACGCCAACCCGGACATCACCATCAACAACGCCAAGGGCACCAAGAACAGCTAGAACCCGTGGCTGAGGATCAGTCCCAGTGAGAACAGCACGCTGTAGCCGAGGTTGATCAGGCCGGTCTGCTTCAGGACCGGGATGAGGCTCTTGCGCTTGCGGCCGTTGATCATCAGCCAGGCAGGCATCAGGCAGGCGGGGATGAGCAGCAGCACGATCAGGATCCACGGCCGGGCCGGCGCCAGGATCACTACCAGCAGGATGGCGACGGCGAGCATCAGGACGTAGCTTTCCCGCGCATGCTTGTCCCCCAACCGCACCGCCAGCGTTTTCTTGCCGGCCTGCATGTCCGTGGGAATGTCCCGGACGTTGTTGGCCATGAGCAGTGCGGTGGCGATCAGCCCGGTGCCGATGGCGCCGATGACCGCTGACAGGTTGATGTGCCCCGCCTGGGTGTAGGTGGTCCCCAGGGTGGCCACCAGGCCGAAGAAGACGAACACGAAAAGATCGCCCAGGCCCATGTAGCCGTAGGGGTTCTTACCGCCGGTGTAGCCCCATGCGGCCATGACGCAGCCCAGCCCCACCAGGATCAGCCACCAGGCCTGGGTGAGGAACACCAGCACCAGGCCGAACACCATGGCCAGGGCGAAGGTGCCGAACGCCGCCCATTTGACGTGCTCGGGCTTGGCAGCGCCGGACCCCACCAGCCGCAGCGGTCCCACCCTGTCGTCGTCGGTGCCGCGGATGCCGTCCGAGTAGTCGTTCGCGAAGTTCACGCCCACCTGGAGCAGGAGCGCCACCAGCGCCGCGAGGATGGCGTTGGGCAGCAGGAACGAGTCCATCTCGTAGGCGGCGGCAGTGCCGATCAGCACCGGCGCGATCGCTGCCGGCAGCGTCCGGAGTCGGGCGCCTTGGATCCATTGGGCGGCTGTGGCCACGGTTAGTACCTCGTGTTGTTTCGGTAAGACGGCAGGATGGAACAGGCGCACCCGCCGCGGTGGTGCAGGTCCAACTCTACTTTCCCCGGTGCAGGGCGCTGAGTTCGGCGGTCATGGCGAGCCGGTCGGGCTTGCCGTTGGGCAGCATCCGCAGCGCGGGCGCCGTGAGGACTGTCTTGGGCGCCAGGACCCCCAGCTGCCGCTGCCATTGCTCTTGAAGTACGACGGCGGGATCCCCAGGTTCCTGCCCGCCGGCACCTTCTCCCGCGGTCCCTTCGTTGCCGTCCGTGCCCGCCGCGGCAAGGGCCACGTAGGCGGCCACGGCCTGCCCCCACTCCGCGGACGGGACGCCTGCAACAAAAGCCGCGGCGACGGCGTCGGATTTCTCCAACTGTTCCTGCACGTGGCCGGCGGAAACCTTCACGCCGCCGGTGATGATCACATCGTCGGCGCGGCCCAGCACGGTGAGCCGGCCGTCGTCGTCAATGGAGCCCAGGTCGCTGGTACGGTACCAGCGCACCCCGTCCTCCTCGAAGAAGGTTCCGGTTTCCTCGTCCGGTGCCTCGATGTAGCCGGCGGCCACGGTGTCCCCGCCCAGCAGGATCCTGCCGTCGGTGTCCACCCGCACCGAGACGCCTTCCAGCGGATAGCCGTCGTAGATGCAGCCGCCGGAGGTTTCCGCGGAACCGTACGTGGTGACCACCCGGACACCGGCGTCGCGGGCGGCCGCCAGCAGTGCCGGAGACGCAGGGGCGCCGCCCAGCAGGACGGCGTTGAAGCGGCGGAGCACGGCCAGCGTGTCCGGCGACGGATCGTCCAGGAGGCGCTGGAGCTGGGTGGGAACCAGGGAGGTGAAGCGGATCTCGTCCGTCAGTTCCAGTGCCGCGGCGGTGAAAGCCTCCGGCGTGAAGCCGCCGGACAGATCCATTACCCAGGGCCGGGTGCCCGCGAACAGGGAGCGGACCAGCACCTGGATGCCGGCCACGAACTGCACCGGCAGTGCCAGCAGCCACTGGCCTTCGCCCTTGAGCCGCAGCGCCGTGGCCATGGAAGAGGCGGCCAGGGACTCCACGGTCAGCAGGGTGGCCTTGGGGGTGCCGGTGGAGCCCGAGGTGCGGACCACGGCTACGGCGTCATCGCAGCCGGGGGTTTCGACGTGGCCCACGACGAGTTCGCCGTCCGGGCCCACGGAAAGTTCGACGGCGGGGCCCTCGCCGTGGAGGGCGGCCGCGAGGGCCTTCAGGGCGGGCTCGATGTTGAGCGGGCCGCCCTGGGCCGGGGTAAAGGATGCTTCGCTGTTCATTGCCGTCCTGCCTTAGAAGTAGTGCGGGAAGCGTGACCAGTCCGGGTCGCGTTTTTGCAGGAAGGCCTCCTTGCCCTCCACAGCCTCGTCCGTCATGTAGGCCAGTCGGGTGGCTTCGCCGGCGAACACCTGCTGGCCGGCGAGGCCGTCGTCCGCCAGGTTGAAGGCGAACTTAAGCATGCGGATGGCCTGCGGGGACTGCCGGGCGATGTCCGCGGCGTACTCCAGGGCCACCTCTTCCAGCCGCCCATGGTCCACCGCCTCATTGACGGCGCCCATGCGAACCATGTCTTCTGCGGAATATTCGCGGGCCAGGAAGAAAATCTCGCGGGCGGTCTTTTGCCCCACCTGCCGGGCCAGCAGCGCGGAGCCGTAGCCGGCGTCGAAGCTGCCAACGGTGGCGTCCGTCTGCTTGAACTTGCCGTGCTGCCGGGACGCGATGGTGAGGTCCGCGACTACGTGCAGGGAGTGGCCGCCGCCGGCGGCCCAGCCGTTGACGACGGCGATGACCACCTTGGGCATGGTGCGCATCAGGCGCTGGACTTCCAGGATGTGCAGCCGGCCGGCGCGGGCAGGGTCGATGGTTTCCTGCGTCTCGCCGTCGGCGTACCGGTAGCCGTCGCGGCCGCGGATCCGCTGGTCCCCGCCGGAGCAGAAGGAATGGCCGCCGTCCTTGGGGGAGGGGCCGTTTCCGGTGAGCAGGACGGTGGCGACGTCGGGCGTCATCCGGGCGTGGTCCATGGCCCGGTACAGCTCATCCACGGTGCCCGGCCGGAACGCATTGCGGACCTCGGGCCGGTTGAAGGCAATCCGGACGGTTGGCAGGTCACGCACCCAGCCGCCGTCGGAATCCCGCTCCACCTGCCGGTGGTAGGTCATGTCCTGGAAGTCCTCAAAACCGGAGACCACCCGCCAGCGCGTGGGATCGAAGACATCGGACACCGGGGCGGGGATCTGGTTGCTCACCGTCCAAGTCTAGTAATCGGTCTTAGCTGATGCAGAACTCGTTGCCCTCGGGGTCCGCCATGGTGTGCCAGGAATGCGGGCCCTGCCGGGCCGACCAGAGGAACGTCGCGCCCCGCGCCTCGAGCTCGCGCCGCACCTCGTCCTTGTCCCGTCCGTCCAGCCTGACGTCCCAGTGCACCCGGTTCTTGACCGTCTTTCCCTCCGGTGCGGCCTGGAACAGGATGCGCCGTTCCGGGGCCTTGGACTCGATCTCCTCCGGCGGCCTGATGGCGGCGCCGTCCTTCCACACCAGGTTCCCGCGGTGGGTCATGGTCTGGTCTTCGGAGGCGTAGCCCTGCTCGATCATCGAGCGGATGAACGCGGCGTCCTGCGGCTCCACGGTCCATTGAAGCGTTTCTGCCCACCAGTCCGCGAGCTCATGGGGCTTGGCGGAATCGACAACTATCTGGATATTAAGTCCCATGCGTCCACGGTAGAGGCGGGTGTGGCGTTGCGGAAGGTTCGGCGGGGCGCCTACGAAAGTATCTCCGACGTTCAAAAGTATTCTTGACTTTATGTCATGACATACGTCACAGTCGTGTCTGGAAAGGGTTTTCCCTCCTCATCCCGAGAGACAGGACAGAGCATTGTCAGAGAAGACAAGAATCTCAAGCATCACCCGTCGCCAGTTCGGCCTGACTGCCCTGGGGCTCTCGGCCCTGGCCGCTGGCCTTAGTGCCTGCGGCGGGGGAGGAGGGAGCTCCTCTGACGGAGGCGCCAAGACCCTGCAGCTTATCCTGTCCGGGGACACGAACCAGGGCGGCGCCTTCGCTGCCGCGGCGAAGAAGTACAAGGAAGCCACGGGCATCACCATCGAGGTGGTGGACGTTCCCACGGCGGACATCACCACCAAGCTGAAGAACGCCGCCACCGCGAATGATCTTCCTGCGCTGGCCCGCGTTACCGGACTTGATCCGCTGTGGGCCCATCAGCTCCAGGACCTTTCGGATATCGCGAAGAAGCACGGCATTGACGAGAAGTACCTCCAGGAGTCGCCGGACGGCATCACCCCCGCCATTCCCTCGGACCTGACGGCAGTGGGCCTGTTCGTCAACAAGAGCCTCTTCGACAAGGCCGGGGTGAAATACCCCACCGCCATCGAAAACACCTGGACGTGGGATGAATTCATCGCCGCCGTAAACCAGGTCCGCGAAAAGGCCGGCGCCAAGTACGGTGTGGTCATGGACCGCTCCGGCCACCGCCTGCGCGCCATGATGTACGAATTCGGCAGCACCGCCTTCGCCAAGGAGAACGGCAAGTACGCCGGCGACAGCAAGGCGGTTGAAACGCTCGAGTACTTCAAGAAGATCAATGACGACCAGACCATGCCCAAGTCCGTCTGGCTCAGCGGCGAGGACGGCAACGCCATGTTCAAGAGTGGCCAGGTGGCCGCATACTACTCCGGCAGCTGGCAGGTGGCGGACTTCAACAAGAACATCAAGGACTTCCAATGGCTGTCCGTACCGCTGCCGAAGAAGGAAGTGAATGCGACGAACCTCGGCGGCGGCTTCATGATTGCATTCAAGGACACGGGCGCCGACGAAGAAGCGAAGAAGTTCATCGACTGGTTCTATGAGGACGCCAACTACATCGAGTTCGCACAGCTGGGAGGCTACCTTCCGGCGAAGGACCTCAAGGTGGAGTACCAATTCCAGCAACCCTCCTTCGAGCTCTACCAGAAGCAGATTGCCCAGAACGACGCCAAGGGGGACAACGCCATCAAGCGCGTGGTGGCCGAAGCATACGCCGAAACCCCGTTCTCGGGAGACCCGCTGCGCGAGGAGACCGTCAAGATGCTCTCCGGCGGCCAGGATGCCAAGACCACGGTGGACAACATCGTGAAGCTCTACAACGGCGCCTGATCCCGTGGCACAGCCAACCATCAGTACAGCCGCGGCGCCGGAGGCGCCGGCGCCGCAGCCGGTCCGCAGCAAGACAGCGCAAAAGCGCCGGAACCGCTACATCATCGCGCCGCTGGTCCTGATCGGCGTCAACGTGGTCCTCTTCCTGGTCTTCTTCGTCTGGCCGGGCGCGCTGGGCCTGCTGTACTCCTTCACGGACTACCGCGGAATCGGCAAGCTGCACTTCATCGGCCTGGCCAACTTCCAGAAGCTATTCGCCGACGCCGGCTTCTACGCCGCACTGGGCCGGACCTTCACCTACACGGTCCTGTCCGTTCCGCTGGTCTACGTATGTTCCCTGGGAGTCGCCGCGCTGCTGGTCAGCAAAGCAGTCCGCGGCCGCACCGCAGCAAAAATGGTCATCTTCCTGCCCTGGCTGATCTCGCCCATCGTGGTGGGCGTGATCTGGAAATGGTTGTTCGGCCAGGACTTCGGATTCATCAACTTCGTCATCTCCACGGCGGGCGGGAACCCGCTGCCCTGGTCCAGCGACGGTAACCTGGCGCTGGCAGTGGTCATCTTCGCATCGGCCTGGGGCGGGACCGCCTTCAACATGCTCCTGTTCATCGCCGCGCTGAAGAACATTCCGGAATCCCTGCTGGAGGCAGCGGAGCTGGACGGCGCCAATGCGTGGCAACGGTTCCGGCATGTCACCCTGCCGGGCATCGCGCCGACGTCATTCATGGTCATCCTGTTATCGACTATCCATGCCATGAAGGAATTCGCCATGATCCAGGCCCTGACCGGCGGTGGACCCGGCACCCAAAACACCCTGATCGTGCAGTACATCTACAAGACCGGCTTTGAGCAGTCCAAGGTGGGCTACGCAAGTGCGGCATCGATGGTGCTGATGGTGGTCCTGCTGGCCATCGCGCTCATCCAGCTGCGGTTCAACCGGAAGAAGGGCTGACCCATGGCAACAGCTGCCAACATGCCTCCCGCTGTTGCGGAGGAAGCGGCCACGGGCGGGGAAAGGACCCGTGCACCGCGGCGGACGCGGAACGGACGGAACCAGCCGGGCAACCGGGAGCTCCGCGCCAAAGCCTCCATTCCCCTGACCGTGCTGACGTGGCTCATCGCCGCACTTTACGCCCTGCCCTTGCTCTGGTTCCTGCTGAGCTCCTTCAAGCCAGGCAGTGAATTGTTCAGCTACCCGCTGTCCATGATTCCCCGGGAGTGGACGTTCCAGGGCTTTGTGGACGCCTGGGAAAGGGTGGACTTTGCCCGGTACTTTCTGAACACCGCGACCGTGTCCATCGTGACCACCGCGTTGACGGTATTTTTCAGCGCCTGTACCGGTTACGCGCTGGCAAAGTACAACAACAAGGGGACCCGGCTGTTCTTCGTCTGCATCCTTGCCACTACCATGCTGCCCACTGAAGTGATCCTGAACCCGACGTTTTCGGTGATCAGGGACCTGGGCCTGTACAACTCGCTGGCCGGCATCATCGTGCCGTCAGTCCTGACGGCCACCGGCGTCTTCATGTTCCGGCAGTTCTTCCTCACTGTCCCTGACGACCTGCTGCACTCAGCCAGGATCGACGGCGCAGGGGAGTTGGCCATCTTCTTCCGGATCATGCTCCCGCTCTCCAGGCCGATCCTGTTCACCCTGGCCATCTTTTCCTTCCAGTGGCGCTGGAACGACTACATCTGGCCCCTGATCGTGCTGAATGACCCCAAGTGGTACACCCTCCAGGTGGCACTCCGAAGCATCGTGGGGGCGGAAAACATCGACTGGCCCGTCCTCCTGGGGGCATCCGTCATCTCCCTCCTGCCGCTGGTCCTGGTGTTCTTCGTTTTCC
Coding sequences within:
- a CDS encoding carbohydrate ABC transporter permease; this translates as MATAANMPPAVAEEAATGGERTRAPRRTRNGRNQPGNRELRAKASIPLTVLTWLIAALYALPLLWFLLSSFKPGSELFSYPLSMIPREWTFQGFVDAWERVDFARYFLNTATVSIVTTALTVFFSACTGYALAKYNNKGTRLFFVCILATTMLPTEVILNPTFSVIRDLGLYNSLAGIIVPSVLTATGVFMFRQFFLTVPDDLLHSARIDGAGELAIFFRIMLPLSRPILFTLAIFSFQWRWNDYIWPLIVLNDPKWYTLQVALRSIVGAENIDWPVLLGASVISLLPLVLVFFVFQKYVLNADVSAGLKD